From one Mya arenaria isolate MELC-2E11 chromosome 4, ASM2691426v1 genomic stretch:
- the LOC128229949 gene encoding uncharacterized protein LOC128229949 has product MEQACQTNMYEELDGSLDRDVPHIPGKFVSVVYHKVSYQSGAGAGYLDIDDNTGICKLVSAEDLPNQDVKVTDYLLVSLVALFVFLPYGLLAVHNSLRVHKAEDQKNGKDAKESSDWALQFTLLAFLLGPLIFMALFVLIFIPMHHV; this is encoded by the exons ATGGAGCAGGCCTGTCAGACAAATATGTATGAGGAGTTAGACGGGTCTTTAGACAGGGATGTACCACATATTCCTGGCAAATTTGTATCTGTAG tttacCACAAAGTGAGTTACCAGAGTGGAGCTGGTGCTGGCTATCTTGACATTGACGACAACACTGGCATCTGCAAACTG GTTTCGGCGGAAGATCTGCCCAATCAAGACGTTAAGGTTACAGACTACCTACTCGTGTCTTTAGTGGCTCTATTCGTCTTTCTTCCCTACGGACTTCTGGCAGTCCACAACAGTCTTCGG GTCCACAAAGCAGAGGACCAGAAAAACGGAAAGGATGCTAAAGAATCGTCAGACTGGGCTCTGCAGTTTACGTTGTTGGCGTTTCTGCTGGGGCCTCTGATTTTCATGGCATTATTCGTCTTAATTTTCATTCCAATGCATCATGTCTGA
- the LOC128232130 gene encoding uncharacterized protein LOC128232130 produces the protein MMDVTVRTPSDGHLHVQLEASDNVSHVHTFIKGRLGIDEHDQILIDLYSDKPVRADDSLEQYRNGGFCSFYVATDRQCFREDELGDQEHKINKLIYCLVTGSEKLSTIMSIADENIDTKPFTDVSTNTNRCIQELDWCKGEIHMRTIIRLDSESEIIDPIQMRGALIHVNTVFERLKQRFLTFRENLRLFLFISKTVCDCTDMLENWENGIKTIKNKADEFEKNQENQKRFAKDLQKKVKIMFDNASSCQIEGDAAASEKVLNVRNGTKRFLKKLIETITKDAENILSIKELLTGATTNENINFQHARKSVKQFESNFHNVQAMANLVIQNGNDCTKYCREQLGFYERQLPGLQKTQYEAEENKKKIDEKLADLRLQCDNLRELEKRLSTRLDELIEIRDNPFKYLWNAVVTTAAIALVPLTAGLSLGLLGLIRGIDWNNLDSVRDGLREVRRNQQENEEKRKSVKDEIDGLSKEREKLTHKTERTSKNMETLKTSIQVLPKISSGVGKVSDSVDDVVQTFKDFEKVTFSFDVRELLMERSMSYKNDPHAIGGEIQFTKEEEAVILIGKLEFVDKHVLNMLNMTKRLLKVLRNADELINGVQEDGRSVVPNLDKDIYVRDPGKFKYRSAYDAVLQVLRTRAARLRSSLESMHTASDLLELILSLFSKKYKSLEDITSLYNEVLAMLGELDISQHCTDFAAESRNEEGNENDDETSPKEVADDMQTHMDGEEQHDANTILPGAEGIRISMGVPGSTEGTEQPQDYVGDDQEGKQRVKEKLNEYINAMLDL, from the exons ATGATGGATGTTACTGTAAGAACACCATCAGATGGACATCTCCATGTGCAACTTGAAGCGTCCGACAACGTTTCTCACGTCCATACATTCATAAAAGGTCGTCTTGGAATCGACGAACACGATCAAATATTGATTGATCTTTATTCGGATAAACCAGTTAGAGCAGACGATAGTCTAGAACAGTATAGAAATGGCGGCTTTTGCTCATTTTACGTGGCGACAGATCGACAATGTTTCA GAGAAGATGAACTGGGAGACCAAGAGCACAAAATAAATAAG CTTATCTACTGTCTAGTTACTGGAAGCGAGAAACTGTCAACGATTATGTCCATTGCTGATGAAAACATCGATACAAAACCTTTTACAGATGTATCTACAAATACAAACAGATGCATACAAGAACTGGACTGGTGCAAAGGGGAAATACACATGCGCACCATTATACGACTGGATTCAGAATCAGAAATTATAGATCCCATACAGATGAGAGGGGCGTTGATTCATGTTAACACTGTCTTTGAAAGACTCAAGCAACGCTTTTTAACTTTTCGTGAAAATCTccgattatttttatttatcagcAAAACGGTATGTGATTGTACTGACATGCTAGAGAACTGGGAAAACggtatcaaaacaataaagaataaagcAGATGAATTCGAAAAGAACCAAGAAAATCAAAAACGGTTCGCTAAAGACCTACAAAAGAAAGTTAAGATCATGTTTGACAATGCATCTTCATGTCAAATCGAAGGTGACGCAGCTGCATCTGAAAAAGTATTGAACGTTAGGAACGGAACAAAGAGGTTTCTGAAAAAGTTGATTGAAACTATTACAAAGGATGCTGAAAACATTCTTTCCATTAAAGAACTCCTCACAGGAGCCAcgacaaatgaaaacataaatttcCAGCATGCGAGGAAATCagtcaaacaatttgaaagtaatTTTCACAACGTTCAGGCGATGGCCAATCTTGTGATTCAGAACGGAAATGATTGTACCAAATATTGTCGAGAACAACTCGGCTTTTACGAAAGACAGCTGCCCGGTTTACAAAAGACACAATATGAGGCAgaggaaaataaaaagaaaattgatgaaaaacTCGCAGACCTGCGTTTGCAATGCGACAATCTTAGGGAACTTGAAAAACGATTAAGCACTAGATTGGACGAGTTAATCGAAATACGAGACAATCCCTTTAAATATCTTTGGAACGCAGTTGTTACCACTGCAGCAATTGCATTGGTCCCATTAACAG CTGGTCTGTCCCTTGGCCTTCTTGGATTGATTCGGGGGATAGATTGGAATAATCTAGATAGCGTTAGAGATGGCCTTAGAGAAGTGAGACGAAACCAACAAGAAAATGAAGAGAAGAGAAAGTCTGTTAAAGACGAGATTGACGGGTTAAGTAAGGAAAGAGAAAAGCTCACACACAAAACAGAGCGAACTTCAAAAAATATGG AAACGTTAAAGACTTCAATACAAGTATTACCGAAAATATCGAGCGGAGTTGGAAAAGTGAGCGACAgtgttgatgatgttgtccaGACTTTCAAG GATTTTGAAAAAGTTACTTTTTCATTTGACGTGAGAGAGCTACTGATGGAAAGAAGTATGTCTTACAAAAACGACCCGCAC GCAATCGGCGGCGAAATACAGTTCACAAAAGAAGAGGAGGCGGTAATATTAATTGGGAAGCTAG AGTTTGTGgacaaacatgttttgaatatgCTAAATATGACAAAACGACTACTCAAAGTTCTGAGAAATGCTGACGAGCTGATCAATGGCGTTCAG GAGGATGGCCGTAGTGTTGTCCCAAATCTCGACAAGGACATATATGTCCGTGATCCCGGCAAGTTCAAATATCGTTCAGCGTATGATGCTGTATTGCAAGTGCTGCGAACAAGGGCTG CTCGTTTAAGAAGCAGTCTGGAAAGCATGCACACTGCTAGTGATCTCCTTGAACTGATACTGAGTTTGTTCTCGAAAAAGTATAAATCACTAGAG GATATAACGTCACTGTACAACGAAGTGTTGGCCATGTTGGGAGAGCTGGATATCAGTCAGCATTGTACAGAC TTTGCTGCTGAATCTAGGAATGAAGAAGGCAATGAAAACGATGACGAAACGTCCCCAAAGGAA GTAGCAGATGATATGCAGACACACATGGATGGTGAAGAGCAGCAC gATGCAAACACAATTCTTCCTGGTGCTGAAGGGATCAGAATATCGATGGGCGTACCGGGAAGCACAGAAGGCACGGAGCAACCACAG gACTATGTCGGAGATGACCAAGAGGGGAAACAAAGAGTTAAG GAGAAGCTGAATGAATATATCAATGCCATGCTTGATCTGTAG